In Desulfofundulus kuznetsovii DSM 6115, the following are encoded in one genomic region:
- the ilvC gene encoding ketol-acid reductoisomerase yields MAKVYYDSDADLSLLQGKVIAVLGYGSQGHAQAQNLKDSGLNVIVGLPETSRSRERAMADGFEVYTPAGAAERADIIQVLVPDEVQPGLYKEHIAPHLRSGKALMFSHGFNIHYGQITPPADVDVFMVAPKGPGHIVRRMFVEGKGVPCLVAVHQDASGRAKELALAYARGIGGTRAGVFETTFKEETETDLFGEQAVLCGGVSELIKAGFDTLVEAGYAPEMAYFECLHELKLIVDLIYEGGLSWMRYSISNTAEYGDYMVGKRIITEETRREMKRVLQEIQSGQFAKQWILENQANRPMFNAMRRQEAEHPIEKVGAELRKMMPWLQKR; encoded by the coding sequence ATGGCTAAAGTTTACTACGACAGCGATGCCGATCTGAGCTTATTACAGGGAAAGGTTATTGCGGTTCTGGGCTACGGCAGCCAGGGACACGCCCAGGCCCAGAATTTAAAAGACAGCGGATTAAATGTGATCGTTGGCTTGCCGGAGACCAGCCGCAGCCGGGAAAGGGCTATGGCCGATGGATTTGAGGTTTATACACCGGCCGGGGCGGCTGAGCGTGCGGACATCATCCAGGTGCTGGTGCCCGATGAGGTGCAGCCCGGGCTGTATAAAGAGCACATTGCCCCCCACCTGAGGAGCGGCAAGGCCCTGATGTTCTCCCATGGCTTTAACATCCATTATGGACAGATTACTCCCCCGGCAGATGTGGATGTCTTTATGGTGGCACCAAAGGGGCCGGGACACATCGTCCGCCGCATGTTTGTAGAAGGGAAAGGGGTGCCCTGCCTGGTGGCCGTCCATCAGGATGCCAGCGGCCGGGCAAAAGAGCTGGCCCTGGCCTACGCCAGGGGCATCGGCGGCACCCGGGCCGGCGTTTTCGAGACCACCTTTAAGGAAGAAACGGAAACCGACCTCTTTGGCGAGCAGGCTGTCCTGTGCGGCGGGGTTTCCGAGTTAATCAAGGCCGGCTTCGACACCCTGGTGGAGGCCGGGTACGCCCCGGAAATGGCCTACTTTGAGTGCCTGCACGAACTCAAGCTCATTGTCGACCTGATCTACGAGGGCGGCCTGAGCTGGATGCGTTACTCCATCAGCAACACCGCCGAATACGGGGATTACATGGTCGGCAAGCGCATCATCACGGAAGAGACCCGCAGGGAAATGAAGCGGGTGTTGCAGGAGATCCAAAGCGGCCAGTTTGCCAAGCAATGGATCCTGGAAAACCAGGCCAACCGGCCCATGTTCAACGCCATGCGCCGCCAGGAGGCCGAACACCCCATTGAAAAGGTGGGGGCCGAGCTGCGCAAGATGATGCCCTGGCTGCAAAAGCGCTAA
- the ilvN gene encoding acetolactate synthase small subunit — translation MRHTLAVLVENNPGVLARVAGLFSRRGYNIDSLAVGRTDNPAISRMTIVVEGDDRVLEQVTKQLHKLIDVIKISDITADEYVDRELVLIKVNAGPEKRGEIMQIADIFRARIVDLGRRTMILECTGNEGKIRAFEESLKPYGIKELVRTGKIAMLRGSRYTSINTNGSREDE, via the coding sequence ATGCGACACACCCTGGCGGTGCTGGTGGAAAACAACCCCGGGGTCCTGGCCCGGGTGGCCGGCCTGTTCAGCCGGCGGGGATACAACATCGACAGCCTGGCGGTGGGGCGCACCGACAACCCGGCCATTTCCCGCATGACCATTGTGGTGGAGGGAGACGACCGGGTACTGGAACAGGTGACCAAGCAGCTCCACAAGCTCATCGATGTAATCAAGATCAGCGACATCACCGCCGACGAATACGTGGACCGGGAACTGGTGCTCATCAAGGTGAATGCCGGGCCGGAAAAACGGGGGGAAATAATGCAGATTGCCGATATTTTCCGGGCCCGCATTGTGGACCTGGGACGGCGGACCATGATCCTGGAATGCACCGGCAACGAGGGCAAGATCAGAGCCTTTGAGGAATCCCTCAAGCCTTACGGGATTAAAGAACTGGTGCGTACAGGTAAAATTGCCATGCTGCGGGGTTCCCGCTATACCAGTATCAATACCAATGGTTCACGGGAGGATGAGTGA
- the ilvB gene encoding biosynthetic-type acetolactate synthase large subunit, whose product MKKSGAQILVDCLREQGVDTIFGYPGGAVLPIYDALYDADIRHILTRHEQGAAHAADGYARASGRPGVCLATSGPGATNLVTGIANAYMDSVPLVAFTGQVVTSQLGKDSFQEADITGITLPITKHNYLVKDVRDLARVIKEAFYIATTGRPGPVLVDIPKDVSSTQTEYEDPGPVNLPGYRPVLEPSAEQLNRAAEAIARAERPVIYAGGGVVYSGAHRELRRFAELILAPVATTLMGLGGFPGDHPLALGMLGMHGSKYANFAVCECDLLIAVGVRFDDRVTGKLESFASQARIMHIDIDPAEIGKNVRVDIPLVGDVKRVLSALIERLEAKLPGAWQEKIQTWKKEYPITYEENGHLKPQHVIREIYRVTKGQARITTEVGQHQMWAAHYYTYTRPRTFISSGGLGTMGFGLPAAIGVQVACPGEIVFDIAGDGSIQMNIQELATAVNYDLPVKVAILDNGYLGMVRQWQELFYNRRYSYSELVNPDFVKLAEAYGAVGMRVEKPADVRPALEQALATSKPVLMDFVIEREENVLPFVPPGESLDRMLG is encoded by the coding sequence ATGAAAAAATCCGGGGCGCAAATCCTGGTGGACTGTTTGCGTGAACAGGGAGTGGATACCATCTTCGGTTATCCCGGAGGCGCGGTATTGCCCATTTATGATGCCCTCTACGATGCGGATATCCGGCACATTTTAACCAGACACGAACAGGGTGCCGCTCACGCGGCGGACGGCTATGCCCGGGCTTCGGGCCGGCCGGGGGTATGCCTGGCCACCTCGGGTCCCGGGGCCACCAACCTGGTTACGGGCATTGCCAATGCCTACATGGATTCCGTACCCCTGGTGGCCTTTACCGGGCAGGTGGTTACTTCCCAGCTGGGGAAGGACTCCTTCCAGGAAGCGGATATTACCGGGATCACCCTGCCCATTACCAAGCACAATTATCTGGTGAAAGACGTGCGGGACCTGGCCCGGGTCATCAAGGAGGCCTTTTACATCGCCACCACCGGCAGGCCCGGCCCGGTGCTGGTGGATATACCCAAGGACGTCTCCAGCACCCAAACCGAGTACGAGGACCCCGGCCCGGTCAACCTGCCCGGGTACCGCCCGGTGCTGGAGCCGTCGGCGGAACAGCTCAACCGGGCGGCGGAGGCCATTGCCCGGGCCGAGCGGCCGGTGATTTACGCCGGGGGCGGTGTGGTTTATTCCGGCGCCCACCGGGAGCTGCGCCGCTTTGCCGAGCTGATCCTGGCCCCGGTGGCCACCACCCTCATGGGTCTGGGAGGTTTCCCCGGGGATCATCCCCTGGCTCTGGGTATGCTGGGCATGCACGGCAGCAAGTACGCCAACTTTGCCGTCTGCGAGTGCGACCTGCTGATTGCCGTGGGCGTGCGGTTTGACGACCGGGTTACCGGCAAGCTGGAGAGTTTTGCTTCCCAGGCCAGGATCATGCACATTGACATTGACCCGGCGGAAATAGGGAAGAATGTACGGGTAGACATTCCCCTGGTGGGGGATGTCAAGCGGGTTTTGTCCGCCCTCATTGAGCGTTTGGAAGCCAAGTTGCCGGGAGCCTGGCAGGAGAAGATCCAGACCTGGAAAAAGGAATACCCCATTACCTATGAGGAAAACGGCCACCTCAAACCCCAGCATGTCATCCGGGAGATATACCGGGTGACCAAAGGCCAGGCCAGGATTACTACCGAGGTGGGCCAGCACCAGATGTGGGCGGCCCATTATTACACTTATACCCGCCCCCGGACCTTTATCTCTTCCGGCGGGCTGGGTACCATGGGCTTTGGCCTGCCCGCGGCCATCGGCGTGCAGGTGGCCTGCCCCGGTGAGATTGTCTTTGACATCGCCGGCGACGGCAGCATCCAGATGAACATCCAGGAGCTGGCCACGGCGGTAAACTACGACCTGCCGGTAAAGGTGGCCATCCTGGATAACGGTTACCTGGGCATGGTCCGCCAGTGGCAGGAGCTCTTTTACAACCGCCGCTATTCCTACAGCGAGCTGGTCAACCCCGACTTTGTCAAGCTGGCCGAGGCCTACGGCGCGGTGGGCATGCGGGTGGAAAAACCCGCCGACGTCAGGCCGGCCCTGGAGCAGGCCCTGGCCACGTCCAAGCCGGTGCTCATGGACTTCGTCATTGAACGGGAAGAGAATGTCCTGCCCTTTGTTCCTCCGGGCGAGTCCCTGGACCGCATGTTAGGTTAA
- the ilvD gene encoding dihydroxy-acid dehydratase, translated as MRSDAIKKGLEKAPHRSLLKALGFVDQELERPMIGVVNSFNEIVPGHMHLNEITAAVKAGVRMAGGTPVEFPCIAVCDGIAMNHSGMKYSLASRELIADSIEVMVQAHQFDGLVLVTACDKIVPGMLMAAARLDIPAIVISGGPMLAGRYQGRDLSLSNMFEAVGAVRAGRMTEEELAALEEEACPGCGSCAGMFTANSMNCLTEAIGMALPGNGTIPAVSAARRRLAKLTGMRAVELVKDDVRPSSILTARAFENALAVDMALGCSTNTVLHLPAIAREAGVEISLDKINEISARTPNLCKLSPMGPYFMQDLHEAGGIPAVMAQLAKKNLLHLDLPTVSGQTVGELIRDREVSRPEVIRDIENPHSPTGGIAILRGNLAPGGAVVKKAGVAPEMMVHRGPARVFDSEEEAVQAILGGRINRGDVIVIRYEGPRGGPGMREMLTPTAAVAGMGLDREVALLTDGRFSGATRGASIGHISPEAAEGGPLAVVRDGDMIVIDIPNYRLDVELSPEEIQDRLARWTPPAPRVTRGYLARYARQVSSAGTGAVFE; from the coding sequence GTGCGCAGCGATGCCATAAAAAAGGGTCTGGAGAAGGCCCCGCACCGTTCCCTTTTAAAGGCCCTGGGTTTCGTGGACCAGGAACTGGAGCGGCCCATGATCGGGGTGGTGAATTCCTTCAATGAAATCGTGCCGGGGCACATGCATTTAAACGAGATCACCGCCGCGGTCAAGGCCGGTGTGCGAATGGCCGGCGGCACGCCGGTGGAGTTTCCCTGCATTGCGGTTTGTGACGGCATTGCCATGAACCACAGCGGCATGAAGTATTCCCTGGCCAGCCGCGAGCTGATTGCCGATTCCATAGAGGTTATGGTCCAGGCCCACCAGTTTGACGGCCTGGTCCTGGTAACCGCCTGCGACAAGATCGTGCCGGGCATGCTCATGGCCGCCGCCCGGCTGGACATTCCGGCCATAGTGATCAGCGGCGGCCCCATGCTGGCCGGCCGCTACCAGGGTCGGGATTTGTCCTTGAGCAACATGTTCGAGGCCGTGGGGGCCGTGCGGGCGGGCCGGATGACGGAAGAGGAACTGGCCGCCCTGGAGGAGGAGGCCTGCCCGGGCTGCGGTTCCTGCGCCGGCATGTTTACCGCCAACTCCATGAACTGCCTTACCGAGGCCATCGGTATGGCCCTGCCCGGCAACGGCACCATCCCCGCCGTTTCGGCGGCCCGGCGCCGGCTGGCCAAGTTGACGGGCATGCGCGCCGTGGAACTGGTGAAAGATGATGTGCGGCCGTCAAGCATCCTGACCGCCAGGGCCTTTGAGAACGCCCTGGCTGTGGATATGGCCCTGGGCTGCTCCACCAACACGGTGCTGCACCTCCCGGCCATTGCCCGGGAGGCCGGGGTGGAAATCAGCCTGGACAAGATCAATGAAATCAGTGCCCGCACGCCAAATTTGTGCAAGCTCAGCCCCATGGGGCCCTACTTCATGCAGGACCTCCATGAGGCGGGTGGTATTCCGGCGGTGATGGCCCAGCTGGCGAAAAAGAACCTGCTCCACTTAGATTTGCCTACGGTTTCCGGGCAAACCGTTGGCGAACTGATCCGGGACCGTGAGGTAAGCCGGCCGGAGGTGATCCGGGACATTGAGAATCCCCACAGCCCCACCGGCGGCATAGCCATCCTGCGGGGCAACCTGGCCCCCGGCGGGGCGGTGGTGAAAAAGGCCGGGGTGGCGCCGGAGATGATGGTCCACCGGGGCCCCGCCAGGGTATTTGATTCCGAGGAAGAAGCAGTACAGGCCATTTTAGGCGGTAGGATTAACAGGGGCGATGTTATTGTCATCCGTTATGAGGGCCCCCGGGGAGGGCCGGGTATGCGGGAAATGCTGACGCCCACTGCGGCAGTGGCCGGCATGGGGCTGGACAGGGAAGTGGCTCTGTTAACCGACGGGCGCTTTTCCGGCGCCACCCGGGGTGCCTCCATCGGCCATATTTCTCCCGAAGCTGCCGAAGGTGGTCCCCTGGCGGTGGTCAGGGACGGGGACATGATTGTCATTGACATTCCCAATTATCGCCTGGATGTGGAACTCAGTCCGGAAGAAATACAGGACCGGCTGGCCCGGTGGACTCCTCCTGCCCCCCGGGTGACCAGGGGTTACCTGGCCCGCTATGCCCGACAGGTGAGTTCGGCCGGCACGGGAGCAGTTTTCGAATAG
- the ilvE gene encoding branched-chain-amino-acid transaminase, giving the protein MGLIIYLDGKFVPEEQAVVSVFDHGLLYGDGVFEGIRAYHNRVFKLREHIIRLYESARTIGLDIPITMPEMEEVVLETCRRNGLRDGYIRLVVTRGRGDLGLDPRKCPSPTIFCIAASIQLYPEELYERGLELVTVATRRNLPEACNPRVKSLNYLNNIYAKMEANLVGAPEAVMLNQEGYVAEATGDNIFIVKNGVLITPPPYAGILEGITRNTVMEIARQKGIPVEEKLFTRHDIYTADECFLTGTAAEVIPAVKLDGRIIGDGRPGKMTWELIRAYRELTRVDGPVIFREDERSMNCAG; this is encoded by the coding sequence ATGGGACTGATTATTTATCTTGACGGCAAGTTTGTACCGGAAGAGCAGGCAGTGGTATCCGTTTTTGATCACGGCCTTCTATATGGGGACGGCGTTTTTGAAGGCATCCGGGCCTACCATAACCGTGTTTTCAAGCTCAGGGAGCATATTATACGCCTGTACGAGTCGGCGCGCACCATAGGCCTTGATATTCCCATCACCATGCCCGAAATGGAAGAAGTGGTGCTGGAAACCTGCCGGCGCAACGGCCTGCGGGACGGCTACATTCGCCTGGTGGTCACCCGGGGCCGGGGGGATCTGGGCCTGGATCCCCGCAAGTGCCCCAGTCCGACCATCTTCTGCATAGCTGCTTCCATCCAGCTCTATCCCGAGGAACTGTATGAAAGGGGGTTGGAGCTGGTTACCGTGGCCACCCGCCGCAACCTGCCCGAAGCGTGCAACCCCCGGGTCAAATCTTTGAACTACCTCAACAACATCTATGCCAAGATGGAGGCCAACCTGGTGGGCGCCCCCGAGGCGGTGATGCTCAACCAGGAGGGCTATGTGGCCGAGGCCACCGGGGACAACATTTTCATCGTCAAAAACGGCGTGCTCATTACCCCGCCGCCCTATGCGGGCATTCTGGAGGGGATTACCCGCAACACGGTGATGGAGATTGCCCGTCAAAAGGGCATCCCGGTGGAGGAGAAACTCTTTACCCGGCATGACATATACACCGCCGACGAGTGCTTCCTTACCGGCACGGCGGCGGAGGTCATCCCGGCGGTTAAGCTGGACGGCCGGATCATTGGCGATGGCCGTCCCGGGAAAATGACCTGGGAGTTGATCCGGGCCTACCGGGAGCTGACCAGGGTTGACGGGCCGGTAATCTTCCGGGAAGATGAGCGTAGCATGAACTGTGCCGGCTAG
- the argH gene encoding argininosuccinate lyase, translated as MAKLWGGRFQKATDHLVDDFHSSISFDQRLYRYDIRGSMAHARMLAKQGIIAPEEAQAIIKGLEEILADIEAGRVEFSVAAEDIHMNIEQLLTERIGPVGKKLHTARSRNDQVALDVRMYLKDEIDAIIALLRQLQETLLDLAEKHLDTVMPGYTHLQRAQPITLAHHLMAYVQMFGRDVDRLQDCRRRTDVLPLGAGALAGTTFPIDPACVAEQLGFAAVAENSLDAVSDRDFAVEFTAAAALIMVHLSRFCEEIILWSSAEFAFVELDDAYSTGSSMMPQKKNPDVAELTRGKAGRVFGDLMTLLTMLKGLPLAYNKDMQEDKEALFDAVDTVKKCLRVFTPMVASLKVRPENMAGAARGGFTNATDLADYLVKKGVPFREAHEQVGKLVYYCLSRGKSLEELSLEEFRHFAPRVEEDVYRAIDIRQCVAARRVLGGPAPESVREAIFRARERLGR; from the coding sequence GTGGCCAAACTGTGGGGAGGACGCTTTCAAAAGGCTACGGATCACCTGGTGGACGACTTTCATTCTTCCATTTCCTTTGACCAGCGGTTGTACCGTTATGATATACGGGGCAGCATGGCCCATGCCCGTATGCTGGCCAAACAGGGGATTATTGCTCCGGAAGAAGCGCAGGCAATCATAAAGGGTCTGGAAGAAATCCTGGCCGACATTGAGGCCGGACGGGTGGAGTTTTCGGTGGCTGCCGAGGACATTCACATGAATATAGAACAACTGCTTACCGAACGCATCGGTCCGGTGGGAAAAAAGCTCCACACCGCCCGCAGCCGCAATGACCAGGTGGCCCTGGACGTGCGCATGTATCTTAAGGACGAAATTGACGCCATTATCGCTCTCCTCAGGCAGCTGCAGGAAACTCTGCTGGATCTGGCCGAAAAACACCTGGATACGGTCATGCCCGGCTACACCCACCTGCAGCGGGCCCAGCCCATCACCCTGGCCCATCATTTAATGGCTTATGTGCAGATGTTTGGACGGGATGTGGACAGGCTGCAGGACTGCCGGCGGCGTACGGATGTTCTGCCCCTGGGCGCAGGAGCCCTGGCCGGCACCACCTTTCCCATAGATCCGGCCTGCGTGGCCGAACAGCTTGGTTTTGCCGCCGTGGCGGAAAACAGCCTGGATGCCGTCAGTGACCGGGACTTTGCGGTGGAATTTACGGCTGCCGCAGCCTTGATCATGGTGCACTTGAGCCGTTTTTGTGAGGAGATTATCCTCTGGTCTTCTGCGGAGTTTGCCTTTGTGGAGCTGGATGATGCCTACAGCACCGGCAGCAGCATGATGCCCCAGAAAAAGAACCCCGATGTGGCGGAGTTGACCCGGGGCAAAGCCGGCCGGGTATTTGGCGATTTAATGACCCTTTTGACCATGCTTAAAGGGTTACCCCTGGCTTATAATAAAGACATGCAGGAAGATAAAGAAGCCCTTTTTGATGCCGTGGATACGGTCAAAAAGTGCCTGCGGGTTTTCACGCCCATGGTGGCCAGCTTAAAGGTGCGCCCGGAAAATATGGCCGGGGCGGCAAGGGGGGGCTTCACCAACGCCACCGACCTGGCGGACTACCTGGTGAAAAAAGGCGTACCCTTCCGGGAAGCTCATGAACAGGTGGGCAAACTGGTTTACTACTGCCTGTCCCGGGGTAAATCCCTGGAGGAACTGTCCCTGGAGGAGTTCAGGCATTTCGCCCCCCGGGTTGAAGAAGATGTTTACCGGGCCATTGATATCAGGCAGTGCGTGGCCGCCCGGCGGGTGCTGGGGGGGCCGGCGCCGGAGTCCGTCCGGGAGGCCATTTTCCGGGCCAGGGAGAGGTTGGGCCGGTAA
- a CDS encoding diguanylate cyclase, with product MGPRVGTRTQIAGLLLIAILLAAYVLFQVVQTTVKLNQITVVVNKVITASQLYNYVLRQSYAIKGYMLHRQPAYREEFRHYARLSQQEMEQLRQVVRPARKALVEEILVRQQKYVALCEKEIIPLVEQGNIEGAARVAQQSGAVILIEEMLDRVDKLQEMRLMDLNESLHEAIFSIRQALWWGFGGGLLILFTAAIFGFLVNRRLILENLVYRLILLNTRNAIIVVQRDGRIYLINRAAEEIFGLNGRAVAGMPFEAVFTGRQRPGEVAFSYPVAAALTAGEDICNVEQSYISTDGWHYALLTDCLQLRDERGRRHGIMLITRDITERKVVEEKLRGLAVRDSLTMLYNHSYFKQVLDREVARASEQGGKLAYLMMDVDNFKSYNDQFGHPAGDELLRQLARLLEKNVRQVDIVGRYGGDEFAVILPGADQVVAVEVGERLRRAIADYPFPYRELMPGGRITVSVGVSCFPGDASSAAELIRQADEAMYNAKRNAKNRVEVWFSAFKELELDWPGERDVLYSIGGLLAMVNNKDRYTYGHSEKVAYYATALARATGLAPEEVKKIKVAAFLHDLGKVDIPEEILNKPGPLSEAERELCQCHPVIGAEIVQQIKSLEEMVPLIRHHHERYDGKGYPDGLAGEAIPLGARIIAIADSFDAMTTNRPYRRAKTHREALEEIRKEAGRQFDPHLAELFVTRCAGSGASDAGEVEHALNEGPPIPAGKQF from the coding sequence ATGGGTCCGCGTGTTGGTACCAGAACGCAAATTGCTGGCCTGCTGCTGATAGCTATCCTGCTGGCTGCCTATGTTTTATTCCAGGTCGTTCAGACAACGGTGAAGCTGAACCAGATAACCGTTGTGGTGAACAAAGTAATCACAGCTTCCCAGCTGTACAACTACGTACTCAGGCAGTCGTATGCCATTAAGGGTTACATGCTTCACCGCCAGCCTGCCTACCGGGAAGAATTCCGCCATTACGCCCGCCTCAGCCAGCAGGAAATGGAACAGCTGCGGCAGGTGGTTCGCCCGGCCCGAAAGGCCCTGGTAGAGGAAATCCTGGTCCGGCAGCAAAAGTATGTCGCCCTTTGTGAAAAAGAAATCATTCCCTTAGTAGAACAGGGAAACATTGAAGGTGCAGCCCGCGTGGCCCAGCAGAGCGGCGCGGTAATTCTGATTGAGGAAATGCTCGACCGGGTCGATAAACTGCAAGAAATGCGCCTGATGGACCTGAACGAGTCCCTGCATGAGGCTATTTTCAGCATCAGGCAGGCTCTCTGGTGGGGATTTGGCGGCGGGTTGCTCATCCTTTTCACAGCTGCCATCTTCGGCTTTCTGGTAAATCGCAGGCTAATCCTGGAAAACCTCGTCTACCGGCTCATCCTTTTAAATACCAGAAATGCGATAATCGTGGTGCAGCGGGACGGCCGTATTTACCTGATTAACCGGGCGGCGGAGGAAATTTTCGGTTTAAATGGCAGAGCAGTGGCGGGGATGCCTTTTGAGGCTGTTTTTACCGGCCGGCAGCGGCCGGGCGAGGTGGCCTTCAGCTATCCGGTGGCCGCCGCCCTGACTGCCGGTGAGGATATCTGCAATGTGGAGCAAAGCTATATCAGCACCGATGGGTGGCACTATGCCCTGCTTACCGATTGCCTGCAGCTACGCGATGAAAGGGGCAGGCGGCACGGCATTATGCTCATTACCAGGGATATCACCGAGCGCAAGGTGGTGGAAGAGAAACTACGGGGGCTGGCCGTGCGGGACAGCCTGACCATGCTCTACAATCACTCTTATTTCAAACAGGTGCTGGACCGCGAAGTGGCCCGGGCAAGCGAACAGGGCGGGAAACTGGCTTACTTAATGATGGATGTGGACAACTTCAAAAGCTACAACGACCAGTTCGGCCATCCGGCGGGAGACGAACTGCTCAGGCAACTGGCCCGCCTGCTGGAAAAGAATGTGCGCCAGGTGGACATTGTGGGGCGCTACGGCGGGGACGAATTTGCCGTAATCCTGCCCGGCGCGGACCAGGTGGTAGCAGTGGAAGTGGGAGAACGCCTGCGCCGGGCTATCGCGGACTACCCCTTCCCCTACCGGGAGCTTATGCCCGGCGGCAGGATCACCGTCTCGGTCGGGGTGTCCTGTTTCCCTGGTGACGCCTCCAGCGCCGCCGAACTGATCAGGCAGGCCGACGAAGCAATGTACAACGCCAAGCGCAATGCCAAAAACAGGGTGGAAGTCTGGTTTTCGGCCTTTAAAGAACTGGAGCTGGACTGGCCGGGTGAGCGGGACGTGCTGTACAGCATCGGGGGTCTCCTGGCCATGGTCAACAACAAGGACCGCTACACCTACGGCCATTCTGAAAAGGTAGCCTATTATGCCACCGCCCTGGCCCGGGCAACAGGGCTGGCCCCGGAGGAAGTGAAAAAAATCAAGGTGGCCGCCTTTCTGCACGACCTGGGGAAAGTAGACATCCCGGAAGAAATCCTGAACAAACCCGGACCATTAAGCGAGGCAGAAAGGGAGTTATGCCAGTGTCACCCGGTTATCGGGGCCGAAATTGTGCAGCAGATCAAATCCCTGGAAGAGATGGTACCCCTGATCCGGCATCACCACGAACGTTACGACGGGAAAGGCTATCCCGACGGCCTGGCCGGCGAAGCCATCCCCCTGGGCGCCCGCATTATTGCCATTGCTGACAGCTTCGATGCCATGACTACAAACCGTCCCTACCGCCGGGCCAAGACACACCGGGAAGCCCTGGAAGAGATCAGAAAAGAAGCTGGCCGGCAGTTCGACCCCCATCTGGCCGAGCTCTTTGTAACCAGGTGCGCTGGCAGCGGAGCCAGCGACGCAGGGGAGGTGGAACACGCTTTAAATGAGGGACCACCAATTCCCGCCGGGAAGCAATTTTGA
- a CDS encoding L-lactate dehydrogenase has product MPVNDKRKIAVVGVGAVGSATAYAVMMSGLVSELVLVDINRERAEGEAMDLAHGASFIKPIRIYAGEYEDCRDADIVIFCAGVNQKPGETRLDLVQRNFAILKDVLVRLLPLEEHGVFLMVTNPVDILTYAALRLTNLPPNRVIGSGTVLDSSRFRYLLSQYCQVEPRNIHAYVVGEHGDTEVPLWSLANIAGMPVQEFCCWRGVPCLNPEEITRRVREAAYEVIARKGATYYAIGLAVKRICESILRDENSILTVSGLVDGEYGITGVCLSLPSIVNRTGRARVLAVPLAPQEEEALHHSARTLKSIIAQLDLP; this is encoded by the coding sequence ATGCCCGTAAATGACAAGCGCAAAATAGCAGTGGTGGGAGTTGGTGCGGTCGGGTCCGCCACCGCCTATGCGGTCATGATGAGCGGCCTGGTCAGCGAACTGGTGCTGGTGGATATCAACCGGGAGCGGGCCGAGGGAGAGGCCATGGACCTGGCCCACGGTGCTTCGTTCATCAAACCCATTCGCATTTACGCCGGCGAATATGAGGACTGCCGCGATGCCGATATCGTCATCTTTTGCGCCGGGGTCAACCAGAAGCCCGGCGAAACGCGCCTGGACCTGGTGCAGCGTAATTTTGCCATCCTGAAGGATGTTCTTGTCCGCCTCCTGCCCCTTGAGGAGCACGGGGTGTTCTTAATGGTAACCAACCCGGTGGACATTCTTACCTACGCGGCGTTGCGTTTGACCAACCTGCCTCCCAACCGGGTGATCGGTTCCGGCACGGTCCTGGACAGCTCCCGTTTCCGCTACCTGCTCAGCCAGTACTGCCAGGTGGAACCCCGGAACATTCACGCCTATGTGGTAGGCGAACATGGAGATACGGAAGTACCCCTGTGGAGCCTGGCCAACATTGCCGGCATGCCGGTGCAGGAATTCTGCTGCTGGCGTGGGGTGCCCTGCCTCAACCCCGAGGAAATCACCCGGCGGGTAAGGGAGGCCGCTTACGAGGTTATCGCCCGCAAGGGAGCCACTTATTATGCCATTGGCCTGGCGGTGAAACGAATTTGCGAAAGCATTTTAAGGGATGAAAACTCCATCCTTACAGTATCCGGCCTGGTGGATGGCGAATACGGGATCACCGGCGTTTGTCTCAGCCTCCCTTCCATTGTAAACCGGACGGGCCGGGCCCGGGTGCTGGCCGTGCCCCTGGCTCCCCAGGAAGAAGAAGCTTTACATCATTCCGCCCGGACGCTGAAATCAATTATAGCCCAGTTGGATTTGCCGTAA